From the genome of Phlebotomus papatasi isolate M1 chromosome 2, Ppap_2.1, whole genome shotgun sequence:
TGCGCACCTCAAAGGTAATTGAGAGATTTCTGGCGGTTAGACGCTGATGCTGAGATCTCTTCGGACTGACTTTGCAGAGCCATCCGGAAGACTTTTTGCTGCTCCGCGGAGTTTCTGTTTTATCTGCTTCGCGTTTGGTTGAGCTCTTCTTCCATTTTCCGCTCGTGCTGGGGATGTCTTTGGCTGTTTCCGGGGTTCTTGGAGTTGGGGAGAGCGGGGAGACTTCCCGCTTGGAAGAAACTCGGATTTGGTGGGAGAAGGTAGGGTTTGTGGTGATCTCGAAGACTTCTGTTCCATCGTAAGTGGAATCAGGAGCCTCGGGACGGGGAATGCGACTGGGAGGTGGGATTGGGGATTGAGAAATCAGGAATTCCTTCTGGGATCCATTTGAAAGAGGAGTGCTCGTATTCAGGGCATTTTTCTCCTTGGAATCCTCATTGACAGCTTCCTCCTCGTCAGAACTGTCAAAGAGATTCGGAGTCACCTTTCCGGATGGCTTCTTTGCCTGCGGAGGCTGTTCCTGGGACGTTCTGGACTCCAGGGAAGTTTGTGTACTCAAAATTCTCTTCCTCAGTGGCCTTCGTCGGAACAGAGGCTGACTCTCAATTGGAGATGCGGGAATAATGAGATCATCAGAGTCCTGGGATTCAGGCTGAGGATCAATGATCTTCGAGGAAGTCTTGATGATTTCATCTTCCGAAAAGATGAGATCTGGCGTTCCACAATCGGATTTCAGAGGAGATTCTGCGAAAAACTTATCTTTTAGCCGAATCTTCCAATCAGATTCCTGACTCAGGATATCTGCTGTCTTTTCCCCCGGATTTCCTTCCCACTCCTCAAAGCCCTTCCTGTACAATTTGTCATTCCGGAAAGGGATTTCTGAGGCATAATCCTTTTTCAACAGCCTTACAGTGAATTTTTCTGTAAGACTCAGCATCAGGGGAATGTCAATTTCGTCTCTCAGCAATCCCAGCCACTTTTTGTCCACACATT
Proteins encoded in this window:
- the LOC129801120 gene encoding protein suppressor of underreplication; amino-acid sequence: MAAWETKEQLQEDFHLSETCFVGRNLVRYLARLQLDCIRSLWQHYTKAQGCILTGESGLGKISAILAFVSAIHSGEKILIFCKNPIGINHWRYQLEVFLRNSSVSQDILFISPDILADVSEQLSGKIVQYLVIDTRHSGALSLVEMSRIERIPCKRRVFLSNLEVGKDLDSLRKILKCVDKKWLGLLRDEIDIPLMLSLTEKFTVRLLKKDYASEIPFRNDKLYRKGFEEWEGNPGEKTADILSQESDWKIRLKDKFFAESPLKSDCGTPDLIFSEDEIIKTSSKIIDPQPESQDSDDLIIPASPIESQPLFRRRPLRKRILSTQTSLESRTSQEQPPQAKKPSGKVTPNLFDSSDEEEAVNEDSKEKNALNTSTPLSNGSQKEFLISQSPIPPPSRIPRPEAPDSTYDGTEVFEITTNPTFSHQIRVSSKREVSPLSPTPRTPETAKDIPSTSGKWKKSSTKREADKTETPRSSKKSSGWLCKVSPKRSQHQRLTARNLSITFEVRKREEQELIAAFERPILTQEDEEGFPRKRRRLRELLPSSSEEDL